The proteins below are encoded in one region of Alistipes indistinctus YIT 12060:
- a CDS encoding alpha-L-rhamnosidase-related protein, protein MINRSRLAALTAVLLLGASASSPVSATGTRTTDLPGTAGSADVGNSRRPENRPAAGVDPLYSRTAPAPAPDTLPGSPWLYADTELEAWRLHLMRQRVKEARLRVRYPGNYYEPSNRAYFRIPASVDAHYPRWVSLNAYGNVRVMMDGQTIYTGAASTSPHKFKLSAPGTLMVALTTEQEPPALWVEKGEFATGNPLWQASADSLSWSYPCAYPRHKDGTLPHRFETPTVRLQPAFQNDTLYDFGRELFGFIVLKADSKPQFFAGESILEAVDTAARPREQSFDLEAAGKGLWRSVTPVAFRYAYLPDGASVQTVACDAYAHPARYRGDFHSADTLLNDIWFKSAYTLRLCMHEFLMDGIKRDRLPWAGDLAMSMMVNAYTFADREIVRRTIAMLGREGIAQTDINDIADYSLWWLIAQDRYQLFFSDRLHLQREWPRIKKALNVLESRCDQNGILTDSIRWLFIDWVDVEKENALQVLWWWAQQSAVSLAERMGDKPLAAYWQKKSDALKSVLLARGYDPVRQAWRGKPDGESKPNRHANFLAVISGLATPSQYPGILNILGDTTVTAVGTPYMAGFEYMALSRMRAPERMLKQMKEYWGGMIAQGATSFWEGYDANEDEVKQYGFYGRPFGKSLCHAWSSGPAALIPSELLGIRPLSDGWATFEIDPQVPASMQPLEATIPTPYGDIRVWLRDNQLKVEVPQGSTAKFRGKSYTSAVPLEVRL, encoded by the coding sequence ATGATAAACCGATCCAGACTTGCCGCGCTCACAGCCGTACTGCTGTTGGGTGCCTCAGCCTCTTCCCCCGTTTCAGCAACCGGTACCCGAACTACAGACCTGCCCGGCACAGCGGGATCCGCCGATGTCGGCAACAGCCGCCGCCCGGAAAACCGTCCTGCCGCTGGGGTCGATCCGCTCTATTCACGTACTGCACCGGCCCCCGCCCCGGACACCCTGCCGGGTTCACCGTGGTTGTATGCCGATACGGAACTGGAAGCGTGGCGGCTGCACCTGATGCGCCAGCGGGTCAAGGAGGCCCGGCTGCGGGTCAGGTATCCCGGCAACTACTACGAGCCCAGTAACCGGGCCTATTTCCGCATCCCGGCATCGGTCGACGCACACTACCCGAGGTGGGTATCGCTCAACGCATACGGCAACGTACGCGTCATGATGGACGGACAGACGATTTATACCGGTGCAGCCAGCACCTCCCCGCACAAATTCAAGCTCTCCGCACCGGGAACCTTGATGGTCGCACTCACGACCGAACAGGAACCGCCCGCACTATGGGTCGAAAAAGGTGAGTTCGCCACCGGCAACCCGCTCTGGCAGGCTTCTGCGGACAGCCTCTCCTGGAGTTATCCGTGCGCTTATCCCCGCCATAAAGACGGGACGCTGCCGCACAGGTTCGAAACCCCTACCGTCCGGTTGCAACCGGCGTTCCAAAACGACACCCTCTACGATTTCGGCCGGGAGCTGTTCGGTTTTATCGTACTGAAAGCCGACAGCAAGCCGCAATTCTTTGCCGGCGAATCGATACTCGAAGCAGTCGATACCGCAGCGCGCCCGCGTGAACAGAGCTTCGATCTGGAAGCGGCCGGCAAAGGCCTTTGGCGTTCGGTGACGCCGGTGGCGTTCCGCTACGCTTACCTGCCGGACGGAGCCTCGGTACAAACGGTCGCATGCGATGCCTACGCCCACCCGGCCCGCTACCGGGGCGATTTCCACTCCGCAGACACACTGCTCAACGACATTTGGTTCAAAAGCGCCTACACGCTGCGCCTCTGCATGCACGAATTCCTGATGGACGGCATCAAGCGCGACCGCCTGCCTTGGGCGGGCGACCTGGCGATGAGCATGATGGTAAACGCCTACACGTTTGCCGACCGGGAGATCGTACGGCGCACGATCGCAATGCTCGGCCGCGAAGGAATCGCACAGACCGACATCAACGACATCGCCGACTACTCGCTCTGGTGGCTGATCGCACAGGATCGCTACCAACTGTTCTTCAGCGACCGGCTCCACCTGCAACGCGAATGGCCGCGCATCAAAAAAGCCCTCAATGTACTCGAAAGCCGCTGCGATCAAAACGGCATTCTGACCGACAGCATCCGCTGGCTCTTCATCGACTGGGTCGATGTCGAGAAGGAAAACGCCTTGCAGGTGCTTTGGTGGTGGGCGCAGCAAAGCGCCGTATCGCTCGCGGAACGGATGGGCGACAAACCGTTGGCGGCCTATTGGCAGAAGAAATCCGACGCGCTCAAAAGCGTACTGCTCGCACGCGGTTACGATCCCGTGCGGCAGGCATGGCGCGGCAAACCCGACGGGGAGAGCAAGCCGAACCGCCACGCGAACTTCCTCGCGGTAATATCGGGTCTCGCCACCCCGTCGCAATACCCGGGCATCCTCAACATTTTGGGGGATACGACCGTGACAGCGGTCGGAACCCCCTACATGGCCGGATTCGAATACATGGCCCTCTCCCGGATGCGTGCTCCCGAACGGATGCTGAAGCAGATGAAAGAGTATTGGGGCGGTATGATCGCCCAGGGAGCGACAAGTTTCTGGGAAGGCTACGATGCGAATGAAGACGAAGTGAAACAGTACGGTTTTTACGGGCGTCCGTTCGGCAAGAGCCTCTGCCATGCCTGGAGCAGCGGCCCGGCAGCGCTGATCCCGTCCGAACTGCTGGGCATCCGCCCGTTGAGCGACGGTTGGGCGACCTTCGAGATCGACCCGCAGGTTCCCGCTTCGATGCAGCCGCTCGAAGCGACTATCCCCACCCCGTACGGCGATATCCGGGTTTGGCTGCGGGATAACCAGCTGAAAGTCGAAGTGCCGCAAGGAAGCACCGCAAAATTCCGCGGCAAAAGCTACACCTCGGCAGTGCCACTGGAGGTCCGGCTGTAA
- a CDS encoding TonB-dependent receptor plug domain-containing protein has product MNRTAFILCMTLAAIGAGPLQGQAPKRLVQLQEVSVTGKRPLTDVGTTKTNLDTLTLRETVVNSMADVLSQNTPIFIKSYGRGSLATASFRGTSPSHTQVLWNGLKLNSPTLGMVDFSMIPSFFIDRGSLYHGASSVGVSGGGLGGAVALDTKPTQGLDGIKLNFIQGISSFNTYDEFLRVQYGSPKFQSSTRFYYANAKNDFPYVNFNKRNEDGTYPTERNKNGSYRDLHLLQELYWQGRNNNKYGFTGWFLDSRRGVPMLNVNYREEDQSKNQQDETTVRLVGTWDRYNDLWKLSAKAGYSYSNMLYTYKGENGTEELVEMIHSLSRIHTGYAQFSADWYLSPKWMFKANASVNLNAVNSYDKYDKTGYDKQRAEASLFATAKYRPAKGLSFAADLRAESYGQHLTPLIPAFFAEYVLWPQAGLVVKASVARNFRYPSLNDLYFLPGGNDSLRCERGFTYDGGIETGFEAGRFTFRGEATVYNSKIKDWILWLPTAKGYWTPSNVKQVHSYGFELRGRLSVDLGRQWGIRFDGNWAKTRSINQGEPQSWADQSIGKQLVYIPEYSSSVTGRLSWKRFTLLYKYNHYSERYTTSSNDSGRLGVLKPYYMNDASLEKVFISRAGELSLKFSVYNLFNEKYVSVLSRPMPGRNYGFFLSITPHWKTRKTAPGSGSDSLTGTVSSR; this is encoded by the coding sequence GTGAACAGAACCGCGTTCATACTCTGCATGACACTTGCCGCCATCGGGGCCGGCCCGCTTCAGGGCCAGGCCCCGAAACGGCTCGTGCAGTTGCAGGAGGTATCGGTTACCGGTAAACGGCCGCTTACGGACGTGGGAACCACCAAAACCAACCTGGATACCCTGACGCTGCGCGAAACGGTGGTCAACAGCATGGCGGACGTCCTCTCGCAAAACACGCCCATATTCATCAAATCGTACGGACGCGGGTCCCTCGCCACCGCATCGTTTCGGGGTACTTCCCCGTCGCACACGCAAGTGTTGTGGAACGGCTTGAAGCTCAACTCGCCGACGCTCGGCATGGTCGATTTCTCGATGATACCGTCGTTTTTCATCGACCGCGGCAGCCTCTACCACGGGGCCAGCTCGGTGGGTGTCTCGGGAGGAGGACTCGGCGGTGCCGTCGCGCTCGACACGAAACCGACACAGGGACTCGACGGCATAAAACTCAATTTCATCCAGGGCATCAGCAGTTTCAACACCTACGACGAATTCCTGCGGGTGCAGTACGGCAGCCCGAAATTCCAATCCTCGACCCGTTTCTATTACGCCAACGCGAAGAACGACTTCCCGTACGTGAACTTCAACAAGCGCAACGAGGACGGCACCTACCCCACCGAACGCAACAAAAACGGTTCGTACCGCGACCTGCACCTGTTGCAGGAACTCTATTGGCAGGGGCGCAACAACAACAAATACGGCTTTACCGGATGGTTCCTCGATTCGCGGCGCGGCGTACCGATGCTCAACGTGAACTACCGCGAAGAGGACCAGTCCAAAAACCAGCAGGACGAAACGACCGTACGGCTGGTCGGCACCTGGGACCGCTACAACGACCTGTGGAAACTCTCCGCGAAGGCCGGATACAGCTATTCGAACATGCTGTACACCTACAAGGGCGAGAACGGCACCGAAGAACTGGTCGAGATGATCCACTCGCTGAGCCGTATCCACACCGGCTACGCCCAGTTCTCCGCCGACTGGTATCTTTCGCCCAAATGGATGTTCAAAGCCAATGCGTCGGTGAACCTCAACGCCGTGAACAGCTACGACAAATACGACAAAACGGGTTACGACAAGCAGCGCGCCGAAGCATCGCTCTTCGCCACGGCCAAATACCGCCCGGCCAAAGGGCTGAGCTTTGCCGCGGACCTGCGCGCCGAGAGCTACGGACAGCACCTCACCCCGCTGATTCCCGCTTTTTTCGCCGAATACGTCCTTTGGCCGCAAGCGGGCCTGGTCGTCAAAGCTTCGGTCGCGCGCAACTTCCGCTACCCGTCGCTCAACGACCTCTATTTCCTGCCCGGCGGCAACGATTCGCTGCGGTGCGAACGGGGTTTCACCTATGACGGAGGCATCGAAACGGGATTCGAAGCGGGACGCTTCACCTTCCGGGGCGAGGCGACCGTCTACAATTCGAAAATCAAAGACTGGATCCTCTGGCTTCCGACAGCCAAAGGCTACTGGACGCCGAGCAACGTGAAGCAGGTGCACAGCTACGGCTTCGAGCTGCGCGGCCGGCTCAGCGTCGACCTGGGCCGCCAATGGGGTATCCGCTTCGACGGCAACTGGGCCAAGACCCGTTCGATCAACCAAGGCGAACCGCAGAGCTGGGCCGACCAGTCGATCGGAAAACAGTTGGTCTACATTCCCGAATACTCCTCATCTGTGACGGGGCGCCTCAGCTGGAAACGCTTTACGCTCCTCTACAAATACAACCACTACAGCGAACGCTATACCACTTCGAGCAACGATTCGGGGCGGCTCGGCGTACTGAAACCCTATTACATGAACGACGCCTCGCTCGAAAAGGTCTTCATCTCACGCGCCGGCGAGCTTTCGCTAAAATTCTCGGTTTACAACCTCTTCAACGAGAAATACGTATCGGTGCTCTCGCGCCCGATGCCCGGCCGCAACTACGGCTTCTTCCTCAGCATCACCCCGCACTGGAAAACACGCAAAACGGCGCCCGGCTCCGGATCGGATTCCCTAACCGGTACGGTTTCATCCCGCTAA